A single window of bacterium DNA harbors:
- a CDS encoding NAD(P)-dependent oxidoreductase — protein sequence MRPTVFVSQPIPEPGLEILREVAEVKVFPRTDRNMTEEEWIVAASRSDYLFVMGGNIISGDVIKANPKLKGIFIVHRRLPQNPAIDLDTARALGVPVVFQAPWEPIYDHIADATADLTIAMLLGLAYRMVDADRYTRSGRSLQEHTMALMGPGVVGKTVGLFGLGIVAKKMAPRLRPFRVELLYTKRTRLAPDQEREMGLAWVADKDELLRRSDFFCLEVDYNPNNHKIIGEREFALMKPTAYFINTARGRLVDEPALVRALQNRTIAGAGLDVFWHEPPGSPEMAPSPEFFTMENVILAPHNGGATWLARGELAKGTARQIVAMIEGKRPEGLVLD from the coding sequence GTGAGACCGACCGTCTTCGTCAGCCAGCCCATTCCCGAGCCGGGCCTCGAGATTCTGCGCGAGGTCGCGGAGGTCAAAGTGTTCCCGCGCACCGACCGCAACATGACCGAGGAGGAATGGATCGTTGCCGCCTCGCGCTCCGACTACCTCTTCGTCATGGGCGGGAACATCATCAGCGGCGACGTCATCAAGGCGAACCCCAAACTGAAGGGCATTTTCATCGTGCACCGCCGGCTGCCCCAGAACCCCGCGATCGACCTCGATACCGCGCGCGCGCTCGGCGTGCCGGTCGTGTTTCAGGCGCCGTGGGAACCGATCTACGACCACATCGCGGACGCCACCGCCGATCTCACCATCGCGATGCTGCTCGGCCTCGCCTACCGGATGGTCGATGCCGACCGCTACACCCGCTCCGGCCGCTCGCTCCAGGAGCACACGATGGCGCTCATGGGCCCGGGCGTCGTCGGGAAGACCGTCGGACTGTTCGGCCTCGGCATCGTCGCGAAGAAGATGGCGCCCCGGCTCCGTCCGTTCCGCGTGGAGCTCCTCTATACGAAACGGACGCGCCTCGCGCCCGATCAGGAGCGCGAGATGGGGCTCGCCTGGGTCGCGGACAAGGACGAACTGCTCCGGCGCAGCGACTTCTTCTGCCTCGAAGTCGACTACAATCCGAACAACCACAAGATCATCGGCGAGCGGGAATTCGCGCTCATGAAGCCGACGGCGTACTTCATCAACACCGCGCGCGGCCGCCTCGTCGACGAGCCGGCGCTGGTGCGGGCGCTGCAGAACCGCACGATCGCCGGCGCCGGATTGGACGTGTTCTGGCACGAGCCGCCGGGGTCGCCGGAGATGGCCCCGAGCCCGGAGTTCTTCACGATGGAGAACGTCATCCTCGCGCCGCACAACGGCGGCGCCACCTGGCTCGCCCGCGGCGAGCTGGCGAAGGGGACGGCGCGGCAGATCGTCGCGATGATCGAGGGCAAACGTCCGGAAGGCCTGGTGCTGGATTAG
- a CDS encoding sugar ABC transporter permease, with amino-acid sequence MRRRWFGPTQPWWGFAFTVPILVLLVCFKFWPMAYAAGLSLTNASLTERTWRFVGVANYARLARDTAFAGALATTGRYVGATIALSMVLGLGLAVLLNQKVPARGLFRTLMFLPAVVPIIVAPILWQFLFHPYGLVNNALKAVGLQPVNWLLSPQGAVAALVVATAWRLTPLCMVIYLAGLQSIPGELYEAAKVDGAGAPRRFRSITLPMLKPTFLVVLVFAITLTVQNFVLALVMTGGGPDNASTTLSLFVYQTGFLGFQMGYASAAALVMLLIIVVFTMLSLRALRSEEG; translated from the coding sequence ATGCGCCGGCGGTGGTTCGGTCCCACCCAGCCGTGGTGGGGCTTCGCCTTCACCGTGCCGATCCTCGTCCTGCTCGTGTGCTTCAAGTTCTGGCCGATGGCCTACGCCGCGGGACTGAGCCTCACCAACGCGAGCCTCACGGAACGGACCTGGCGCTTCGTCGGCGTCGCCAACTACGCGCGGCTGGCTCGAGACACCGCGTTCGCCGGGGCGCTCGCGACGACCGGGCGCTACGTCGGCGCGACGATCGCGCTGTCGATGGTCCTCGGACTCGGCCTCGCGGTGCTGCTGAACCAGAAGGTCCCGGCCCGGGGACTCTTTCGCACGCTGATGTTCCTTCCGGCCGTCGTGCCGATCATCGTCGCACCGATCCTGTGGCAGTTTCTTTTCCACCCGTACGGCCTGGTCAACAACGCGCTTAAGGCGGTCGGGTTGCAGCCCGTGAATTGGCTGCTCTCACCTCAGGGCGCGGTGGCAGCCCTCGTGGTGGCGACGGCCTGGCGGCTGACCCCGCTGTGCATGGTCATCTACCTGGCCGGACTGCAGTCGATCCCGGGCGAGCTGTACGAGGCCGCGAAGGTCGACGGCGCCGGCGCCCCGCGGCGATTTCGGTCGATCACGCTGCCCATGCTCAAGCCGACGTTTCTGGTCGTGCTCGTGTTCGCGATCACGCTGACCGTCCAAAACTTCGTGCTCGCCCTCGTCATGACGGGCGGGGGGCCCGACAACGCGAGCACCACGCTGTCGCTGTTCGTGTACCAGACCGGCTTCCTGGGCTTCCAAATGGGCTACGCGTCCGCGGCCGCGCTGGTGATGCTGCTGATCATCGTCGTCTTTACGATGCTGAGCCTCCGCGCGCTCCGGAGCGAGGAGGGATGA
- a CDS encoding carbohydrate ABC transporter permease, whose protein sequence is MDRRAGAVYWIGVLLVAAWGLVQMAPILWMISTSLKPLRDVFALPIQWIPRPPQWANYPAAWDEFPFARYFANSFIVSLSVTVLNVVLAGMAGYSLAKYRYFGQRALFLAVLSTLMLPIEVLMVPTFLIVKNLGWLNTYQGMIVPVVADAFGVFLMRQFMLSLPDSLVEAARIDGAGELATYFRIVVPLTWPAVLTLAIFTWRETWDAFVWPYLIITSDALRTIPIGLQRFQEQYVTTYNSVMAISTIAMVPMVLLFFFFQRAFIRGIALSGLKD, encoded by the coding sequence GTGGATAGACGCGCGGGCGCCGTCTACTGGATCGGCGTGCTGCTGGTCGCGGCCTGGGGGCTCGTCCAGATGGCGCCGATTCTCTGGATGATTTCGACGTCGCTGAAACCGCTGCGCGACGTCTTCGCGCTGCCCATTCAGTGGATCCCGCGCCCGCCGCAGTGGGCCAACTATCCCGCCGCCTGGGACGAGTTTCCGTTCGCGCGGTACTTCGCCAACAGCTTCATCGTCTCGCTGTCGGTCACGGTGCTGAACGTGGTGCTCGCCGGCATGGCGGGGTACAGCCTGGCGAAGTACCGGTACTTCGGCCAGCGCGCCCTCTTTCTCGCGGTGCTGAGCACGCTGATGCTGCCGATCGAAGTGCTGATGGTGCCGACCTTCCTCATCGTGAAGAACCTCGGCTGGCTCAACACCTATCAGGGGATGATCGTCCCGGTCGTCGCGGACGCGTTCGGGGTCTTCCTGATGCGGCAGTTCATGCTGAGCCTGCCGGACTCGCTGGTCGAGGCCGCCCGCATCGACGGCGCGGGCGAGCTCGCCACCTACTTCCGGATCGTCGTGCCGCTGACGTGGCCGGCCGTGCTGACGCTCGCGATCTTCACCTGGCGGGAGACGTGGGACGCCTTCGTCTGGCCGTACCTCATCATCACCTCAGACGCCCTCCGCACGATCCCGATCGGGCTGCAGCGGTTTCAGGAGCAGTACGTCACGACCTACAACTCGGTCATGGCCATCTCGACGATCGCGATGGTGCCGATGGTGCTGTTGTTCTTCTTCTTCCAGCGCGCCTTCATCCGCGGTATTGCGCTATCCGGCCTCAAGGATTGA
- a CDS encoding sugar ABC transporter permease, translated as MRALDAGTTPAGMPARTGSRVIKAPRRPLARWLRSAEARHQAWGYLFLAPMFLLLVVFKFIPMFQALYLSLTNYDLLSPPKFVGLKNYGTLLRDPLFHQSVGVTLYYVFGTCVFIWFLSLAMALVFNAPLPGKNLLRTVYFLPAIVPVVVYAVIWQFLFHPYGLLNVALHAFGVRPIMWLTDSRAVMPGFILAGLWRFVPYFMIVYLAGLQNIPHEYYEAAAIDGAAGGQAFRYVTLPLLRPTVLLVVVISLILMSKVFTNVLIITGGGPDGATRVLSLFIYQTGFQFFKMGLASAASMFLLLGTMMFTLLQLRFFREDARG; from the coding sequence ATGCGGGCCCTGGACGCGGGGACGACACCGGCCGGCATGCCGGCCCGGACGGGTTCCCGCGTAATCAAAGCCCCCCGCCGGCCGCTGGCGCGGTGGCTGCGTTCCGCGGAGGCGCGGCACCAGGCCTGGGGCTATTTGTTCCTCGCGCCGATGTTTCTGCTGCTCGTCGTCTTCAAGTTCATCCCGATGTTCCAGGCGCTGTATCTCAGCCTCACCAACTACGATTTGCTGAGCCCGCCGAAATTCGTGGGCCTCAAGAACTACGGGACGCTGCTCCGGGATCCGCTGTTCCATCAATCGGTCGGCGTCACCCTGTACTACGTCTTCGGCACGTGCGTGTTCATCTGGTTTCTTTCGCTGGCCATGGCGCTCGTGTTCAACGCGCCGCTGCCCGGCAAGAACCTGCTGCGGACGGTCTATTTTCTGCCGGCGATCGTCCCGGTCGTCGTGTACGCCGTCATCTGGCAGTTCCTCTTCCATCCGTACGGCCTGCTGAACGTCGCGCTTCACGCGTTCGGCGTCCGGCCGATCATGTGGCTCACGGACAGCCGCGCGGTGATGCCGGGGTTCATTCTCGCGGGGCTGTGGCGGTTCGTGCCGTACTTCATGATCGTCTACCTGGCCGGGCTGCAGAACATCCCGCACGAGTACTACGAGGCCGCGGCGATCGACGGGGCGGCGGGGGGACAGGCGTTCCGGTACGTGACGCTGCCGCTGCTGCGGCCGACGGTGCTGCTCGTGGTGGTGATCTCGCTGATCTTGATGTCGAAGGTCTTCACGAACGTCCTGATCATCACCGGCGGCGGGCCGGACGGGGCGACGCGCGTGCTGTCGCTGTTCATCTACCAGACCGGCTTTCAGTTCTTCAAGATGGGTCTCGCCAGCGCGGCGTCGATGTTTCTGCTGCTCGGGACGATGATGTTCACGCTCCTGCAGCTGCGGTTCTTCCGGGAGGACGCGCGTGGATAG
- the speB gene encoding agmatinase, translating to MRPTDLPSATQSPRFSGIRTFMRLPWTADLKQAGAQVAIMGIPFDTAASFRTGARFGPSAIRDISVLLRPSNQYHRINALEALRVVDRGDVAVVPGDIARTYANIEAEWAECAAAGAIPIGLGGDHSVTLGELRAMARRHGPLALVQFDSHTDTWDNYWGVRYTHGTGFRRACEEGLLDTARSIQVGLRGSEYAPGDLDENRRLGFEVLLAPDLLTMSPADVAAAIRRRVGAGPAFLSFDIDFFDPAFAPGTGTPEAGGPTSAFGLQVLRHLTGVPFVGYDVVEVLPAHDSAAITALLAATVVFEFLALIALSKPAALSGAAAQQPIGTAGGDGNA from the coding sequence ATGCGACCGACCGATCTTCCGAGCGCGACCCAGAGCCCGCGCTTCTCGGGCATCCGCACGTTCATGCGGCTGCCGTGGACCGCTGATCTGAAGCAGGCCGGCGCGCAGGTCGCCATCATGGGCATCCCGTTCGACACCGCGGCGAGCTTCCGGACCGGCGCGCGCTTCGGGCCGTCGGCGATCCGCGACATCTCCGTGCTGCTGCGGCCGTCCAACCAGTACCACCGGATCAACGCGCTCGAGGCGCTGCGCGTCGTCGACCGCGGCGACGTCGCCGTCGTGCCCGGCGATATCGCGCGGACCTACGCGAACATCGAGGCGGAATGGGCCGAGTGCGCCGCGGCGGGGGCGATCCCGATCGGCCTCGGTGGAGACCACTCCGTCACGCTGGGGGAATTGCGCGCGATGGCCCGGCGCCACGGGCCGCTCGCGCTCGTCCAGTTCGACTCGCACACCGACACCTGGGACAACTACTGGGGGGTGCGCTACACGCACGGCACGGGGTTCCGGCGGGCGTGCGAGGAGGGGCTCCTCGACACCGCCCGCTCGATCCAGGTCGGGCTGCGCGGCAGCGAGTACGCGCCGGGCGATCTCGACGAGAACCGGCGGCTCGGCTTCGAGGTGCTGCTGGCGCCGGACCTGCTGACGATGTCGCCGGCCGATGTCGCGGCGGCGATCCGGCGGCGGGTGGGGGCGGGGCCCGCGTTTCTCAGCTTTGACATCGACTTTTTCGATCCGGCGTTCGCGCCCGGCACCGGCACGCCGGAAGCCGGCGGGCCCACGAGCGCTTTCGGGCTGCAGGTCCTGCGCCACCTGACCGGGGTGCCGTTCGTCGGCTACGACGTGGTGGAGGTGCTGCCCGCCCACGACTCCGCCGCCATCACGGCGCTGCTCGCGGCCACCGTCGTCTTCGAGTTTCTGGCACTGATCGCGCTCTCAAAGCCGGCTGCGCTCTCGGGTGCGGCCGCGCAGCAGCCGATCGGCACGGCGGGGGGCGACGGGAATGCGTAA
- a CDS encoding MFS transporter produces the protein MSTASRRWAPSLTLSAAGFCASMSWQVVVPILSLHLAHIGFGIAEIGVVVGTFSLSMGLVELQAGVIAAAIGRRRQLLGALVANALCLGAAAAGEARALVAVALTAVGAARGVLIPPLHATVADSATPEDHGRAFGTFWLCTSFAALAGPALGGFAASRIGERAPFVAAALFSLAAIPLLAGRPMPGRAPARASFRDFIVYLSTASVARLGVAILLCYSVAGIWTTFLPLYASRQGASVLFIGWIFAIQGGMYAVMQVPTGRLVARGHGRWLMLAAIAGTAGTVLAVPLVHTVPLLLAAGAVYGTAWGIMPVMFAMLVTRGVPPDRYTAAMSVFNSAIDLGLFAGPLLGATVARASLTAPFLLALPIGLAAAAVGPAAAFRRSGQDG, from the coding sequence ATGAGCACGGCCTCTCGGCGTTGGGCGCCGAGCCTCACGCTGAGCGCCGCCGGATTCTGCGCGAGCATGTCCTGGCAGGTCGTGGTCCCCATCCTCTCCCTCCACCTTGCGCACATCGGCTTCGGCATCGCCGAGATCGGGGTCGTGGTCGGCACATTCAGCCTGAGCATGGGCCTCGTCGAGCTGCAGGCCGGCGTGATCGCCGCCGCGATCGGGCGCCGCCGCCAGCTGCTGGGCGCCCTCGTCGCGAACGCGCTCTGCCTCGGCGCCGCCGCGGCCGGCGAGGCCCGCGCGCTCGTTGCCGTCGCCCTCACGGCGGTCGGCGCCGCGCGGGGCGTGCTCATTCCCCCGCTGCACGCCACCGTCGCCGATTCGGCGACGCCGGAGGACCACGGACGGGCCTTCGGCACCTTCTGGCTGTGCACGTCGTTCGCCGCCCTCGCCGGGCCCGCGCTCGGCGGGTTCGCGGCATCTCGCATCGGCGAGCGCGCGCCCTTCGTGGCCGCCGCGCTCTTCAGCTTGGCCGCGATCCCGCTCCTGGCCGGCCGGCCGATGCCCGGGCGCGCCCCGGCGCGCGCGTCCTTTCGCGACTTCATCGTGTATCTGTCAACCGCATCGGTCGCGCGCCTCGGCGTCGCCATCCTGCTCTGCTACAGCGTGGCCGGCATCTGGACCACGTTCCTGCCCCTGTACGCGTCCCGGCAGGGCGCCTCCGTTCTGTTCATCGGTTGGATCTTCGCGATCCAGGGCGGCATGTACGCCGTGATGCAGGTCCCCACCGGCCGGCTCGTCGCCCGGGGCCACGGCCGGTGGCTGATGCTCGCCGCGATCGCCGGGACCGCCGGCACCGTCCTCGCCGTCCCGCTCGTGCACACGGTGCCGCTCCTGCTGGCGGCGGGGGCCGTCTACGGAACGGCCTGGGGCATCATGCCCGTCATGTTCGCCATGCTCGTGACGCGGGGCGTTCCGCCCGATCGGTACACAGCGGCGATGAGCGTGTTCAACAGCGCCATCGACCTGGGCCTGTTCGCCGGGCCCCTTTTGGGCGCAACGGTCGCGCGCGCCAGCCTCACGGCGCCGTTCCTGCTGGCGCTGCCGATCGGGCTCGCGGCCGCCGCGGTCGGCCCGGCGGCGGCGTTCCGGCGGTCCGGTCAGGACGGATGA
- a CDS encoding amidohydrolase family protein, translated as MHSIDVHFHVVPPGFVDAVRRGTFADTVELTRDGGTDRMVYHAPPDVALEPGTTLPRHLYDERLILEALDRRGLDAAALGPSPEEFYYWAPPAVGARIAAIQNDGMAELVRSHPDRFAGLATLPMQDPDRAAAELDRAVTELGLRGAEICTHINGRDLDHPSLRPVYAAAERLGVPLFLHPQNWGDMRRFHDYALWNLAGFPLETALAASHLIMGGVFEQFPGLRVILAHGGGYLPYQVGRLDHGYAARREVHERLPRRPSEYLGNLYCDSLTHSALSLRFLLDRMGDDHIVIGSDYPFNMGDERPVDTVRALRLSPDVEAKVLVKNLAGLLGL; from the coding sequence GTGCACTCGATCGACGTCCACTTTCACGTCGTGCCGCCGGGGTTCGTCGACGCCGTGCGGCGCGGGACGTTCGCGGACACCGTCGAGCTCACACGCGACGGCGGCACCGACCGCATGGTGTACCATGCCCCGCCGGACGTCGCGCTCGAGCCCGGCACGACGCTGCCGCGGCACCTGTACGACGAGCGCCTGATTCTGGAGGCGCTGGACCGGCGCGGGCTGGACGCGGCCGCGCTCGGCCCGTCGCCCGAGGAATTCTACTACTGGGCGCCGCCGGCCGTCGGCGCCCGCATCGCGGCGATTCAAAACGACGGCATGGCCGAACTGGTGCGCTCGCATCCGGATCGCTTCGCCGGCCTGGCCACGCTGCCGATGCAGGATCCCGATCGGGCCGCCGCCGAGTTGGACCGCGCGGTCACGGAGCTAGGACTGCGCGGCGCGGAGATCTGCACCCACATCAACGGCCGCGATCTCGACCATCCCAGCCTGCGGCCGGTGTACGCGGCGGCGGAGCGGCTCGGCGTGCCGCTGTTTCTGCATCCGCAAAACTGGGGGGACATGCGGCGGTTTCACGATTACGCGCTGTGGAACCTCGCCGGCTTCCCGCTCGAGACCGCGCTCGCGGCGTCCCACCTCATCATGGGCGGCGTCTTCGAGCAGTTTCCGGGGCTCCGCGTCATCCTGGCGCACGGCGGCGGGTACCTGCCGTACCAGGTCGGCCGGCTCGACCACGGCTATGCCGCGCGGCGCGAGGTGCACGAACGGCTGCCCCGCCGTCCCAGCGAGTACCTCGGGAATTTGTACTGCGACAGCCTGACGCACAGCGCGCTGTCCCTGCGGTTTCTGCTCGACCGCATGGGCGACGACCACATCGTGATCGGCAGCGACTACCCGTTCAACATGGGGGACGAGCGGCCCGTGGACACCGTGCGGGCCCTGCGCCTCTCACCGGACGTCGAAGCGAAGGTGCTGGTGAAGAATCTCGCGGGACTGCTCGGCCTATGA
- a CDS encoding extracellular solute-binding protein produces the protein MLRSWLVRVAVLVALALPASLLAGGGIAANSAPSGFPAGNITLTMFGSDEAPGFHIEEGLIAEWQKQHPSVTVQAAQTPLGPGFQKLSTQLPTGGGPSLFAVFEPWIEGFIPYMAPAIPAAFGVASMRQISDLYLPHALEAQSRGGAIYCLPVSAPSWSLLVNRPKFQAAGLKIPQDVPHTWAQVAALQKKLTKYDANGQLAQRGFGVRYTAGPQWYAMLFVASVESQGARVLDRDGSPLLTSAAAANAMQIFKDTAVAPTITKDVQTSPYQDFADGLDVMSYGGANALSFAIRLNPDLKGNIYVSQLPSISGQPGGSPKYSFDFCVNKHASAAEQFAAWSLIDYITSRGVVRFVNTGSLTPRKVVFEAPEVKATPFIDVFKTELTYARPLPQTSHWGQLQGAIQNGVQKVVFKNVAIPQALQEMQQEYLQAIGK, from the coding sequence ATGTTAAGATCGTGGCTCGTACGGGTCGCCGTTCTGGTGGCGCTTGCGCTTCCCGCCTCGCTGCTGGCGGGCGGCGGGATCGCCGCGAACTCCGCTCCGTCCGGATTCCCGGCGGGGAACATTACCCTGACGATGTTCGGCAGCGACGAGGCGCCGGGGTTCCACATCGAAGAAGGCCTGATTGCCGAGTGGCAGAAACAACATCCGAGCGTCACCGTGCAGGCGGCGCAAACGCCGCTCGGCCCGGGGTTCCAGAAACTTTCGACGCAGCTCCCAACCGGCGGCGGTCCGAGCCTGTTCGCCGTCTTCGAGCCCTGGATTGAGGGGTTTATCCCGTACATGGCGCCCGCGATCCCGGCGGCGTTCGGCGTGGCCAGCATGCGACAGATTAGCGATCTGTACCTGCCGCACGCGCTCGAGGCCCAGAGCCGCGGCGGCGCGATCTACTGCCTGCCGGTCTCCGCTCCGTCCTGGAGTCTGCTCGTCAACCGGCCGAAGTTCCAGGCGGCCGGGCTCAAGATCCCGCAGGACGTCCCCCACACGTGGGCTCAGGTCGCGGCCCTGCAGAAGAAACTGACCAAGTATGATGCCAACGGCCAGCTCGCGCAGCGCGGCTTCGGCGTCCGGTACACCGCCGGCCCGCAGTGGTACGCGATGCTGTTCGTGGCGTCGGTCGAGTCACAGGGCGCGCGCGTGCTCGACCGGGACGGCAGCCCGCTCCTGACCTCGGCGGCCGCCGCCAACGCGATGCAGATCTTTAAGGATACCGCCGTCGCCCCGACGATCACCAAAGACGTGCAGACGTCGCCCTATCAGGACTTCGCCGACGGGCTCGACGTGATGTCGTACGGCGGAGCGAACGCCCTGAGTTTCGCGATCCGGCTCAATCCGGATCTGAAGGGCAACATCTACGTCTCGCAGCTGCCGAGCATCTCGGGACAGCCGGGCGGGTCGCCGAAGTACTCGTTCGACTTCTGCGTCAACAAGCACGCGTCCGCGGCCGAGCAATTCGCGGCGTGGAGCCTGATCGACTACATTACGAGCCGCGGCGTGGTCCGCTTTGTGAACACCGGCAGCCTGACGCCGCGCAAGGTGGTCTTCGAGGCGCCCGAGGTCAAGGCCACGCCGTTCATCGACGTGTTCAAGACCGAACTGACCTACGCCCGGCCGCTGCCGCAGACCAGCCACTGGGGCCAGCTGCAGGGCGCGATTCAGAACGGCGTGCAGAAGGTCGTGTTCAAGAACGTGGCCATTCCGCAGGCGCTCCAGGAAATGCAGCAAGAATACCTTCAGGCGATCGGCAAGTAG
- a CDS encoding carbohydrate ABC transporter permease, with translation MSLAPAAVRPSRRGAARVRAHAATIGLLLLLSGVTVLFLMPIFWMVSTSLKSNRHVFDLPIQWFPHPALWRNYPAAYSTVRFTRYFVNSAIVTGSVTVLNVLLSALAGYGLAKYRFLGRHILLVLILATLMLPLEVVMVPLYLTVQRLGWLNSYQGMIVPVAANALGVLMMRQYFLSLPDDLIAAARIDGAGHVSTFLRIAVPLAWPALLTVAILIFQSTWDDFVWPFLIISNTSKATVPLAVQTFQSAETSEFPMLMAVSAIASVPLTALFFVFQRQIITGVATTGMRH, from the coding sequence ATGAGCCTCGCGCCCGCGGCCGTCCGCCCTTCGCGGCGAGGGGCCGCCCGGGTCCGGGCACACGCGGCGACGATCGGGCTGCTGCTGCTGCTCAGCGGCGTGACCGTCCTCTTTCTGATGCCGATTTTTTGGATGGTCTCGACGTCGCTGAAAAGCAACCGGCACGTGTTCGACCTGCCGATCCAGTGGTTTCCGCACCCGGCGCTGTGGCGCAACTACCCGGCGGCGTACTCGACCGTCCGCTTCACGCGCTATTTCGTCAACAGCGCCATCGTCACGGGCAGCGTCACCGTGCTCAACGTGCTGCTCTCGGCCCTCGCGGGCTACGGCCTCGCGAAGTACCGCTTCCTCGGCCGCCACATCCTGCTGGTCCTCATTCTCGCCACGTTGATGCTGCCGCTCGAGGTGGTCATGGTGCCGCTCTATCTCACCGTGCAGCGCCTGGGCTGGCTCAACAGCTACCAGGGCATGATCGTCCCCGTGGCCGCGAACGCCCTCGGCGTCCTGATGATGCGGCAGTACTTCCTGTCGCTGCCCGACGACCTGATCGCCGCGGCGCGCATCGACGGCGCGGGCCACGTCAGCACGTTTCTCCGCATCGCCGTCCCGCTGGCCTGGCCGGCGCTGCTCACGGTCGCGATCCTGATCTTCCAGTCGACGTGGGACGACTTCGTCTGGCCGTTCCTCATCATCAGCAACACGTCGAAGGCGACCGTCCCGCTCGCCGTACAGACGTTTCAGTCCGCCGAGACGTCGGAGTTCCCCATGCTGATGGCCGTGTCGGCGATCGCCTCGGTGCCGCTGACGGCGCTCTTCTTCGTGTTCCAGCGGCAGATCATCACCGGGGTCGCGACGACCGGGATGCGCCACTGA